In Fibrobacter sp. UWB10, a single window of DNA contains:
- a CDS encoding ATP-binding protein, with the protein MLKKKLDSIIRTILEQKCENSHIEIKKAGAGCPRLFDTLSSFSNQKDGGVILFGIDEKNDFQVCGVYDAADLIKKISEQCLQMEPPVKALCTTTVFDGKAVVSAEIPEIDDFQKPCFYKGGGRLRGSFVRVGESDRQMTEYEVYTYEAFKKKIEDELRVVERAGEKELRTDALKKYMLELREKKPAIASLPMERCLSLQGFVANGHPTVTGLLMFGVYPQGFFPGLCITAVSVAGTEIGTVGESGARFIDNKRIEGSVRQMRDEAVAFVMRNMKTCTTIDERTGNRVDRPEYPVVAIREIIINALVHRDYSIHTDNCPVTIRMFSDRIEVENPGGLYGRNRIETLGEFGADTRNPYLANALEVIGQTENRYSGIPTIKRAMEEAGLQPPKFESSYGVFRVTLYNTIAKKEEPLTPFQQSILDFCTRPRTRGELEERFKDDITIAYLMTRHIFPMVERGLLKLSIPDKPKSKKQQFVTVKP; encoded by the coding sequence ATGCTCAAAAAGAAACTTGACTCGATTATCAGAACCATCCTTGAGCAGAAATGCGAGAACAGCCACATTGAAATCAAGAAAGCCGGGGCGGGCTGCCCAAGGCTTTTTGATACACTGTCCTCGTTCTCGAATCAAAAGGACGGAGGGGTGATTCTTTTCGGTATCGACGAAAAAAACGATTTCCAGGTCTGCGGGGTATATGACGCTGCCGACCTCATAAAAAAGATATCGGAACAGTGCCTGCAGATGGAGCCGCCCGTAAAGGCACTCTGCACGACGACGGTCTTTGACGGAAAGGCGGTTGTAAGTGCGGAAATCCCCGAGATAGACGACTTCCAGAAACCCTGCTTTTACAAGGGTGGCGGCAGGTTGCGCGGATCCTTTGTCCGTGTCGGCGAAAGCGACCGCCAGATGACCGAATACGAGGTCTATACCTATGAGGCGTTCAAGAAAAAAATCGAGGACGAGTTGCGGGTCGTGGAACGCGCCGGCGAAAAGGAACTGAGAACGGACGCCCTGAAAAAATATATGCTGGAGCTGCGGGAAAAGAAGCCCGCCATCGCCTCGCTTCCCATGGAACGCTGCCTGAGTTTGCAAGGATTCGTAGCGAACGGCCACCCGACTGTTACGGGACTCCTTATGTTCGGGGTTTATCCGCAGGGATTCTTCCCCGGGCTCTGCATCACGGCAGTTTCCGTCGCGGGGACAGAAATCGGCACTGTCGGAGAATCCGGAGCCAGGTTCATCGACAACAAACGTATCGAAGGATCGGTCCGTCAAATGCGTGACGAGGCCGTGGCGTTCGTCATGCGCAACATGAAGACCTGCACCACGATTGATGAACGGACGGGAAACCGCGTGGACAGGCCGGAATATCCGGTTGTCGCCATCCGCGAAATCATCATCAACGCGCTTGTCCACAGGGACTACAGCATCCATACGGACAATTGCCCGGTCACCATCAGGATGTTTTCTGACAGGATCGAGGTGGAAAACCCCGGAGGGCTTTATGGACGGAACCGCATCGAGACGCTGGGAGAGTTCGGCGCGGATACGCGAAACCCATACCTGGCAAATGCCCTCGAAGTCATAGGGCAGACGGAAAACCGCTATAGCGGTATTCCCACAATAAAGCGTGCCATGGAGGAGGCCGGCCTGCAGCCACCCAAGTTCGAGAGCTCCTACGGAGTGTTTCGCGTTACGTTGTACAACACTATCGCGAAAAAAGAAGAACCCTTGACCCCGTTCCAGCAGAGTATCCTTGATTTTTGCACAAGGCCAAGGACACGCGGCGAACTGGAAGAACGCTTCAAGGATGATATCACCATTGCCTACCTCATGACAAGGCACATTTTCCCGATGGTAGAGCGGGGCTTGTTGAAGTTGTCCATACCGGACAAGCCCAAGAGCAAGAAACAGCAATTCGTGACGGTGAAGCCCTGA
- a CDS encoding glycosyl transferase — MATKQTKKSAPKAKKVAAKTAAKYGYFDDAKKEYVLTTPATPIKWCNYVGTLNFGGIVDTTGGTLVCKGDPALNRITKYIAQMPCSDFKASTIYIRVKNAKGYTVFSPFVVPTLTKMKKWECHVGLSYMRWIAECEGLRTQVTIFVPTGSNTLLQDIQVTNLDKASKEVDIIPVYEFSHFEAEKQLTNADWVPQTMTLKGHWEKDGHVVLEQYAYMKRDFAVNYVTANCKVGSFDGDRRVFLGANEMGSWAAPLSLANKELSNSECDRGDNIAALMIHAGKIAANKTFRTCTQLGQEQSLKVASKAIAKYRDLKNVDKAFDELAKFWEKYLSTIQVQTPDAAFNSMVNVHNPRQCHTTKNWSRYLSLYQLGYGTSRGIGYRDSSQDLMGVMSHMPEEALELALNLLSVQRPEGNAMHQYAPLALAEDNGNEANAGDSREKKGVLDENGNPAYADWYGDDHLWIVLTIANYLKETGKMDLLKKEVPFYEAGKKRAQREKGSVLEHLKRSLNFTRTHLGKHGLPLLGFADWNDCMNLPLGAESSFNTGLYAKALLEMMDICEALGDTKSVEMYKGWYEDVKKAFNDSAWDGKWWVRWFDKQGNAYGTNKAKYGKIYCNSQSWSVISGIATGDRAVMGMDSLNKLLNTANGVKSSTPGYRGFDPNVGGISTYPPGAKENGGIFLHTNPWVMIAETILGRGDKAFQYYSQINPAAKNTKLDEFESEPYCYPQNILGDEHKQFGMGRNAWLSGTSSWTYQAATQFIIGVRASFKGLIVNPCIPSSWDGFKVTRKFRGATYEIEVKNPKHVCKGVAEMIVDGKKIDADVAPIFTKGTHKVEVTLG, encoded by the coding sequence ATGGCTACAAAACAGACCAAGAAGAGCGCCCCGAAGGCCAAGAAGGTTGCAGCTAAGACTGCTGCAAAGTACGGCTACTTTGACGACGCCAAGAAAGAATACGTGCTTACCACGCCGGCAACCCCGATCAAGTGGTGCAACTATGTTGGTACTTTGAACTTTGGTGGTATCGTGGATACTACTGGCGGTACCCTCGTTTGCAAGGGCGACCCGGCCCTGAACCGTATCACCAAGTACATCGCCCAGATGCCTTGCTCTGACTTTAAGGCCAGCACCATCTATATCCGCGTGAAGAACGCCAAGGGTTATACCGTGTTCTCTCCGTTCGTGGTTCCGACTCTCACCAAGATGAAGAAGTGGGAATGCCACGTGGGTCTTTCTTACATGCGCTGGATCGCCGAATGCGAAGGCCTCCGTACGCAGGTGACGATTTTCGTGCCGACTGGCTCCAACACACTCCTCCAGGATATCCAGGTCACGAACCTCGACAAGGCTTCCAAGGAAGTGGATATTATCCCGGTTTATGAATTCAGCCACTTCGAAGCTGAAAAGCAGCTCACCAACGCCGACTGGGTTCCGCAGACCATGACCCTCAAGGGCCACTGGGAAAAGGACGGCCACGTGGTGCTCGAACAGTACGCTTACATGAAGCGTGACTTCGCCGTGAACTATGTGACTGCAAACTGCAAGGTCGGTAGCTTCGATGGCGACCGCCGCGTGTTCCTCGGCGCAAACGAAATGGGTTCCTGGGCTGCTCCGCTCAGCCTCGCCAACAAAGAACTTTCCAACAGCGAATGCGATCGTGGCGACAACATTGCCGCTCTCATGATCCACGCTGGCAAGATTGCCGCTAACAAGACCTTCCGCACCTGCACCCAGCTCGGTCAGGAACAGAGCCTGAAGGTTGCTTCTAAGGCAATCGCCAAGTACCGCGACTTGAAGAACGTCGACAAGGCTTTCGACGAACTCGCCAAGTTCTGGGAAAAGTACCTCTCTACGATCCAGGTGCAGACTCCGGATGCAGCGTTCAACTCCATGGTGAACGTGCACAACCCGCGTCAGTGCCACACCACCAAGAACTGGAGCCGCTACCTGTCCCTGTATCAGCTGGGCTACGGCACCAGCCGCGGTATCGGTTACCGTGACTCCAGCCAGGACCTCATGGGCGTGATGAGCCACATGCCGGAAGAAGCATTGGAACTCGCCTTGAACCTGCTCTCTGTGCAGCGTCCTGAAGGTAACGCCATGCACCAGTACGCTCCGCTTGCCCTTGCTGAAGACAACGGCAACGAAGCTAACGCCGGTGACTCCCGCGAAAAGAAGGGTGTGCTCGATGAAAACGGCAACCCGGCTTACGCTGACTGGTACGGCGACGACCACCTGTGGATTGTGCTCACCATTGCTAACTACCTCAAGGAAACCGGCAAGATGGACCTCCTCAAGAAGGAAGTTCCGTTCTACGAAGCCGGCAAGAAGCGCGCCCAGCGTGAAAAGGGCTCCGTGCTCGAACACCTCAAGCGTTCTCTCAACTTTACCCGTACTCACCTTGGTAAGCACGGCCTTCCGCTCCTCGGCTTTGCCGACTGGAACGACTGCATGAACCTCCCGCTCGGTGCAGAATCCTCCTTCAACACGGGCCTGTATGCTAAGGCTCTCCTTGAAATGATGGACATCTGCGAAGCTCTCGGCGACACCAAGTCTGTCGAAATGTACAAGGGCTGGTACGAAGACGTGAAGAAGGCCTTCAATGACAGCGCTTGGGACGGCAAGTGGTGGGTCCGCTGGTTCGACAAGCAGGGCAACGCCTACGGCACCAACAAGGCCAAGTACGGTAAGATTTACTGCAACAGCCAGTCCTGGTCTGTGATTTCTGGCATTGCTACTGGCGACCGTGCCGTGATGGGCATGGACAGCCTGAACAAGCTCCTCAACACCGCCAACGGCGTGAAGAGCTCTACTCCGGGCTACCGCGGCTTCGACCCGAACGTGGGTGGCATTTCTACCTATCCTCCTGGAGCCAAGGAAAACGGCGGTATCTTCCTCCACACCAACCCGTGGGTGATGATTGCCGAAACGATTCTCGGCCGTGGCGACAAGGCCTTCCAGTATTACAGCCAAATTAACCCGGCTGCCAAGAACACCAAGCTCGACGAGTTCGAATCTGAACCGTATTGCTATCCGCAGAACATCCTCGGTGACGAACACAAGCAGTTCGGTATGGGCCGTAACGCATGGCTCTCCGGTACCAGCTCCTGGACTTACCAGGCTGCAACGCAGTTCATCATCGGTGTCCGCGCAAGCTTCAAGGGCCTCATCGTGAATCCCTGCATCCCGAGCTCTTGGGACGGCTTCAAGGTGACCCGCAAGTTCCGCGGCGCTACCTACGAAATCGAAGTGAAGAACCCGAAGCACGTGTGCAAGGGTGTCGCCGAGATGATCGTCGATGGCAAGAAGATTGACGCTGACGTGGCCCCGATTTTCACGAAGGGTACTCATAAAGTTGAGGTTACCCTCGGTTAA
- a CDS encoding phosphoenolpyruvate carboxykinase (GTP) codes for MSLTLNDIKHPKISTWVNEMIAMCEPDNVVVVDGSKEEYDALMQKCVKAGLATKLAKKENCYLFRSLPSDVARVESRTFISSVKEEDAGPTNHWIDPSELKQTMRKLYKGCMHGRTMYVIPFCMGPLGSPISKNGIEVTDSEYVVLNMDIMTRAGKKVLDIFNADVNAEFVPCLHSVGKPLRECESDNGIWPCADVEYKYITQFPEERLIWSYGSGYGGNALLGKKCFALRIATVLARDEGWLAEHMLILKLTNPKGEVKYVTGAFPSACGKTNLAMLIPTIPGWKVETIGDDIAWMKFGKDGRLYAINPEAGFFGVAPGTSAESNKNALISAEKNTIYTNCALTEDGDIWWEGIGYPAKGKLVDWKGKTRDALPKDKAPKGEEMAHPNARFTAPAKQCPCIAKEWEDPAGVPIDAILFGGRRPSTIPLVHQSLSWNHGVFLGSIVGSEITAASTIDASQVGKIRRDPFAILPFCGYNMGDYFKHWIEIGKKSTEDKLPKIFYVNWFRKDANNEKLPGGFMWPGYGDNSRVLAWIFDRCNGDNSNVVETAIGYMPKTLNTDGLADYYKETLPEILKVDVEGWKKELADVKENHYPKFGKHLPKELSDIIEMIQDRLNKA; via the coding sequence ATGAGTCTTACCCTTAACGATATCAAGCACCCGAAGATCAGTACTTGGGTGAATGAAATGATTGCCATGTGCGAACCGGACAACGTCGTTGTCGTTGACGGCTCCAAGGAAGAATACGATGCCCTTATGCAGAAGTGCGTCAAGGCTGGCCTCGCCACGAAGCTCGCCAAGAAGGAAAACTGCTACCTGTTCCGTTCTCTCCCGTCTGACGTGGCCCGCGTCGAATCCCGTACCTTCATTTCCTCTGTGAAGGAAGAAGATGCAGGTCCGACCAACCACTGGATCGACCCGTCTGAACTCAAGCAGACGATGCGTAAGCTCTATAAGGGTTGTATGCACGGCCGTACCATGTACGTGATTCCGTTCTGCATGGGCCCGCTCGGCTCCCCGATTTCCAAGAACGGTATCGAAGTCACTGACTCCGAATACGTTGTTCTCAACATGGACATCATGACTCGCGCCGGTAAGAAGGTTCTCGACATCTTCAATGCAGACGTGAACGCTGAATTCGTTCCGTGCCTCCACTCCGTTGGTAAGCCGCTCCGCGAATGCGAAAGCGACAACGGCATCTGGCCCTGCGCAGACGTTGAATACAAGTACATCACTCAGTTCCCCGAAGAACGCCTCATTTGGTCCTACGGTTCGGGCTACGGTGGAAACGCTCTTCTCGGTAAGAAGTGCTTCGCTCTCCGTATCGCTACCGTTCTCGCTCGCGACGAAGGCTGGCTCGCTGAACACATGCTCATCCTCAAGCTCACCAACCCGAAGGGCGAAGTCAAGTACGTGACTGGCGCATTCCCGTCTGCTTGCGGTAAGACGAACCTCGCCATGCTCATCCCGACTATCCCGGGCTGGAAGGTCGAAACCATCGGTGACGACATTGCATGGATGAAGTTTGGTAAGGATGGCCGTCTCTACGCTATCAACCCGGAAGCCGGCTTCTTCGGCGTTGCTCCGGGCACCTCTGCAGAATCCAACAAGAACGCTCTTATCTCTGCAGAAAAGAACACCATTTACACCAACTGCGCCCTCACTGAAGACGGCGACATCTGGTGGGAAGGCATCGGCTACCCGGCTAAGGGCAAGCTCGTTGACTGGAAGGGCAAGACCCGTGACGCTCTCCCGAAGGACAAGGCTCCTAAGGGCGAAGAAATGGCTCACCCGAACGCTCGCTTCACCGCTCCGGCCAAGCAGTGCCCCTGCATCGCCAAGGAATGGGAAGATCCTGCTGGCGTGCCTATCGACGCTATCCTCTTCGGTGGCCGTCGTCCGTCCACCATTCCTCTGGTTCACCAGTCCCTCAGCTGGAACCACGGCGTGTTCCTCGGCTCCATCGTGGGTTCCGAAATCACGGCTGCCTCTACGATTGACGCCTCTCAGGTCGGTAAGATCCGTCGCGACCCGTTCGCAATCCTCCCGTTCTGCGGCTACAACATGGGTGACTACTTCAAGCACTGGATCGAAATCGGTAAGAAGTCTACCGAAGACAAGCTCCCGAAGATCTTCTACGTGAACTGGTTCCGTAAGGATGCCAACAACGAAAAGCTTCCGGGTGGCTTCATGTGGCCGGGTTACGGCGACAACAGCCGCGTGCTCGCTTGGATCTTCGACCGTTGCAACGGCGATAACTCCAACGTTGTTGAAACCGCTATCGGTTACATGCCGAAGACCCTCAACACCGATGGTCTCGCTGACTACTACAAGGAAACCCTCCCGGAAATCCTCAAGGTTGATGTGGAAGGCTGGAAGAAGGAACTCGCCGACGTTAAGGAAAATCACTATCCGAAGTTCGGCAAGCACCTCCCGAAGGAACTCTCTGACATCATCGAAATGATCCAGGATCGTTTGAATAAGGCTTAA
- the glgC gene encoding glucose-1-phosphate adenylyltransferase: MSWSYSREHQKNILCMIMAGGQGSRLQPLTRDRAKPAVHFGGTYRIIDFVLNNFINSGIFKIKVLTQFKSDSLNKHISAAWNLNASLDQYVDLVPAQMRTGDDWYKGTADAIFQNINLITDERPDLVAIFGGDHIYKMDINQMIDFHLSRAALLTIAAIPVPVSEASEFGIIEVDADNRMIGFEEKPKNPKEMPGNPGYCLASMGNYIFTSKFLVRELLKGAQNGATDFGKHIIPSLYKDYPVYVYDFNTNIVRGEQASTKGYWRDVGTLDAFFEANMDLCSENPPFDLYNNYWPIRTFNWNQPPARFFAGDGDAHQGAAIDSIVSSGCIIGGGTVVKSILSPGVSIQKDALVEESILFPNVTIGPGAKVRRAIIEKGLHIPAGFQIGYDLERDKKLFHVTESGIVVLAKDTIIKA; this comes from the coding sequence ATGAGTTGGTCTTATTCTAGAGAACACCAGAAAAACATCCTTTGCATGATCATGGCCGGCGGTCAAGGCAGCCGTTTACAGCCCCTCACCCGCGACCGCGCGAAGCCTGCCGTCCATTTTGGCGGAACTTACCGCATTATCGACTTTGTGCTCAACAACTTCATCAACTCCGGCATCTTTAAAATCAAGGTCTTGACCCAGTTCAAGAGCGATTCCTTGAACAAGCACATTTCTGCCGCCTGGAACCTGAACGCAAGTCTCGACCAGTACGTGGACCTGGTGCCTGCACAGATGCGCACAGGCGACGACTGGTACAAGGGCACTGCCGACGCCATTTTCCAGAACATCAACTTGATTACGGACGAACGTCCGGACCTCGTGGCGATTTTCGGTGGCGACCATATTTATAAGATGGACATCAACCAGATGATTGATTTCCACCTGAGCCGCGCCGCCCTTTTGACGATTGCCGCCATTCCGGTGCCGGTTTCCGAAGCCTCTGAATTCGGTATTATCGAAGTGGATGCCGACAACCGCATGATCGGTTTCGAAGAAAAGCCCAAGAACCCGAAAGAAATGCCCGGCAACCCCGGCTACTGCTTGGCCAGCATGGGCAACTACATCTTTACGAGCAAGTTCCTGGTGCGTGAACTCTTGAAGGGCGCACAAAACGGCGCAACCGACTTCGGCAAGCATATTATTCCGAGCCTGTACAAGGACTACCCCGTTTACGTGTACGACTTCAACACCAATATCGTGCGCGGCGAACAGGCCAGCACCAAGGGATACTGGCGCGACGTGGGAACGCTCGATGCCTTCTTCGAAGCGAACATGGACCTCTGCTCCGAAAACCCGCCGTTCGACCTTTACAACAACTACTGGCCGATTCGCACGTTTAACTGGAACCAGCCGCCTGCAAGATTCTTCGCTGGCGACGGCGATGCTCACCAGGGCGCAGCTATTGACTCCATCGTGTCTTCGGGCTGTATCATTGGCGGCGGTACGGTTGTCAAGAGCATTCTCTCCCCCGGCGTTTCTATCCAGAAGGACGCCCTGGTCGAAGAATCCATTCTCTTCCCGAACGTGACGATTGGCCCGGGTGCCAAGGTGCGCCGTGCCATCATCGAAAAGGGCCTGCACATTCCGGCCGGCTTCCAGATTGGCTACGACTTGGAACGTGACAAGAAGCTGTTCCACGTAACCGAGTCCGGAATCGTCGTCCTTGCGAAGGATACCATCATTAAAGCCTAA
- the thiE gene encoding thiamine phosphate synthase: MKLDTTLYFITDSTTVPEDRFLPVVEAACKGGATIIQLREKDRSTREYLQLAEAVHAITARYGIPLIIDDRVDVALAIGAEGVHVGQSDMPVRLARKLMGEGKIIGATAKTVPQALEAYEQGADYLGCGAIYPTTTHVKTVITPVETLKDVVKAVPIPVNAIGGLNKDNIFVLKDSGIAGICAVSAIMKAADPETATRELKQAFLELKNSV; this comes from the coding sequence ATGAAACTCGATACGACGCTTTATTTTATTACTGACAGCACGACTGTGCCGGAAGATCGTTTTTTGCCTGTGGTGGAGGCTGCTTGCAAGGGTGGAGCAACCATTATTCAGTTGCGCGAAAAGGATAGGTCTACCCGCGAGTATTTGCAGCTGGCCGAGGCGGTGCATGCGATTACGGCTCGTTACGGGATTCCTCTGATTATTGATGACCGCGTGGATGTGGCCTTGGCGATTGGTGCCGAGGGCGTTCATGTGGGGCAAAGCGATATGCCGGTGCGTTTGGCCCGTAAGCTTATGGGAGAGGGCAAGATTATAGGTGCTACCGCGAAGACGGTACCGCAGGCGCTTGAAGCTTATGAACAGGGCGCAGACTACTTGGGTTGTGGTGCAATTTATCCGACCACGACCCATGTGAAAACGGTGATTACTCCGGTTGAAACTTTGAAGGATGTTGTGAAGGCGGTGCCAATTCCGGTGAATGCCATTGGCGGGCTTAACAAGGACAATATCTTTGTGCTGAAGGACTCGGGTATTGCGGGCATTTGCGCCGTGTCTGCGATTATGAAGGCTGCTGATCCGGAAACTGCTACGCGAGAATTGAAGCAAGCTTTTCTAGAGCTTAAAAATTCGGTATAG
- a CDS encoding DMT family protein, with translation MKAGIFTVILLIISNVFMTAAWYGNLKLKEMHISTDWPLILVILASWGVALIEYFFMIPANTIGSRINGGPFTLMQLKVIQEAISLTVFTVIATTVFNNEALQWNHIVAFIFTVAAVFFAFLK, from the coding sequence ATGAAAGCCGGAATCTTTACAGTCATTCTCCTCATCATCAGTAACGTCTTTATGACCGCCGCCTGGTACGGCAACCTCAAGCTCAAGGAAATGCACATCAGCACCGACTGGCCGCTGATTTTGGTGATTCTCGCCTCCTGGGGCGTCGCTCTCATCGAATACTTCTTCATGATTCCCGCCAATACCATAGGCAGCCGCATTAACGGAGGCCCGTTCACCCTGATGCAGCTCAAGGTGATTCAAGAAGCCATCTCGCTGACCGTCTTTACCGTCATCGCGACGACCGTCTTCAATAACGAAGCGCTTCAATGGAACCATATTGTGGCCTTCATTTTCACTGTGGCCGCCGTATTCTTCGCATTTTTAAAGTAA
- a CDS encoding NifU family protein, whose translation MSEELSANLSKKLQDIAKAPKYRGAIFQIEADEKGLALVDVKEASLKVYLMIDPECDKILETRFFTYGGPIFTALADTFCKKIQMATIDEACAITAESLELELRDTPDVPAIAENAPEIKQMNTLIKRVYDVYPEKKATAILVREKMERIKYRTQTAEGRAEADAEWNALTKIQKIEKIEAWLHQSVRGMLQGDGGDVEILDLTEDNRLKIRYQGACAGCGSAMGGTLFYIEDELKNNVYYNLIVEPEDPLDNIQQNEMSDADRNLAGLDDNNPPPSLF comes from the coding sequence ATGAGTGAAGAATTGAGCGCAAACTTATCGAAAAAATTACAAGACATAGCCAAGGCCCCCAAGTACCGTGGAGCCATTTTCCAGATTGAAGCCGACGAAAAGGGACTTGCACTCGTAGACGTGAAGGAAGCTAGCCTGAAGGTCTACTTGATGATTGACCCGGAATGCGACAAGATTTTGGAAACGAGATTCTTTACCTACGGTGGCCCGATTTTCACCGCCCTTGCAGACACCTTCTGCAAGAAAATCCAGATGGCAACCATCGACGAAGCTTGCGCAATTACCGCCGAAAGTTTGGAACTGGAACTCCGCGACACGCCGGACGTGCCGGCCATTGCCGAAAATGCTCCTGAAATCAAGCAGATGAACACGCTGATCAAGCGCGTTTACGACGTTTACCCCGAAAAGAAGGCGACCGCCATTCTAGTGCGCGAAAAGATGGAACGCATCAAGTACCGCACGCAAACCGCCGAAGGCCGTGCCGAAGCGGACGCCGAATGGAACGCCCTCACCAAGATTCAGAAAATCGAAAAGATCGAAGCCTGGTTGCACCAGTCCGTGCGCGGCATGCTCCAAGGCGACGGCGGCGACGTTGAAATTCTCGACTTGACCGAAGACAACCGCTTGAAAATCCGCTACCAGGGTGCCTGCGCCGGTTGCGGTTCTGCCATGGGTGGAACGCTCTTCTATATCGAAGACGAACTCAAGAACAACGTGTACTACAACCTGATTGTAGAACCCGAAGACCCGCTCGACAACATCCAGCAA
- a CDS encoding M23 family metallopeptidase: MSFLGLHKWMGLFVAIIVAISFTSAPAYAKAATAKKSEKETSAQTTKKKSDTKKSSKKSKKAKPKKSKKVKLSEDDPKAFTKALLYDKQGVEYEIVESKKKKQTKKDSPQKKEEVEEVNTFDFSTILPPITHEALIGSPYGIRSHRLHRGVDVNVIKDEPVVAAYPGEVTMSRYNKGGYGHYVLIKHPNGIETLYAHLSKRLLNVGDKVFPGDIVGLAGNSGRSSAAHLHFEIRYGEINIDPTTVIDFPHWSLKPGVSKFSMKKARSEHRKIQSKLINNNYYVVQAGDSQGDVANWFNISIESLCRINDLKPGAPLKVGQKLRGSK, translated from the coding sequence ATGAGCTTTTTGGGACTTCACAAGTGGATGGGTTTATTTGTCGCGATCATCGTGGCAATCTCTTTCACGAGTGCCCCCGCTTACGCAAAAGCCGCAACCGCCAAGAAATCCGAAAAGGAAACCTCGGCCCAAACGACGAAAAAGAAGTCCGACACCAAAAAGTCCTCCAAAAAATCAAAAAAAGCCAAGCCCAAGAAGTCCAAGAAAGTCAAATTGAGCGAAGACGACCCGAAAGCATTCACCAAGGCATTGCTCTACGACAAACAGGGCGTCGAATACGAAATCGTCGAATCCAAAAAGAAAAAGCAAACCAAGAAGGATTCTCCCCAAAAGAAGGAAGAAGTCGAAGAAGTCAACACATTCGATTTTTCGACAATCCTCCCGCCCATCACGCACGAAGCACTCATTGGCTCGCCCTATGGCATTCGCAGTCATCGCCTGCACCGCGGCGTAGACGTGAACGTGATTAAAGACGAACCCGTCGTGGCCGCCTACCCCGGCGAAGTCACCATGTCGCGTTACAACAAGGGCGGTTACGGCCACTACGTACTGATCAAGCACCCGAACGGAATCGAGACCCTTTACGCCCACCTTTCCAAGCGACTGCTTAACGTTGGCGATAAGGTTTTCCCGGGCGATATCGTAGGCCTCGCAGGCAATTCCGGCAGATCGTCGGCCGCGCACTTGCATTTTGAAATCCGCTACGGCGAAATCAATATTGACCCGACTACCGTTATCGATTTCCCGCATTGGTCGCTAAAGCCGGGCGTCAGCAAATTCTCGATGAAAAAGGCTCGCAGCGAGCACCGCAAAATCCAGAGCAAGCTCATCAACAACAACTATTACGTTGTTCAAGCCGGCGACTCCCAAGGGGATGTCGCCAACTGGTTCAATATTTCGATTGAATCGCTCTGCCGCATCAATGATTTAAAGCCCGGCGCCCCGCTCAAAGTGGGCCAGAAGCTCCGCGGCAGTAAATGA
- a CDS encoding PadR family transcriptional regulator: MNRYDLVLLGLILEKERSGYDIITEVRNRELDRWANLSTSTVYNRLATLEKHGDIAGRSERDGNRPERVVFSITEKGRETLRKEVLKHLTGFNDDPRTLGFAFLFGAEQKELIRTLEAHERRLVKEVERLEQMIAEEPRPTLFAEGPFLNCMSRDHILVELKYVRAAIGILRDPVRNKKLNGYFYINFGNRDFVDKKKD; encoded by the coding sequence ATGAATCGTTATGACTTGGTACTTCTGGGCCTGATCCTGGAAAAGGAGCGCAGCGGTTACGACATCATTACCGAAGTGCGCAATCGCGAACTGGACCGCTGGGCAAACCTCAGCACGTCGACCGTTTACAACAGGCTTGCGACACTCGAAAAGCATGGTGACATTGCTGGCCGTAGCGAACGCGATGGTAACCGCCCTGAACGCGTGGTTTTCTCGATTACTGAAAAAGGTCGAGAAACTTTGCGCAAGGAAGTGCTAAAGCATTTGACCGGCTTTAACGATGATCCGAGAACGCTCGGTTTTGCCTTCCTTTTCGGTGCCGAACAAAAGGAATTGATCCGCACACTGGAAGCGCATGAACGTCGACTGGTGAAAGAGGTTGAACGCTTGGAACAGATGATTGCCGAAGAACCGCGCCCGACCCTTTTTGCCGAAGGTCCGTTCCTCAACTGCATGAGCCGCGACCACATTCTGGTGGAACTCAAGTACGTGCGCGCCGCTATCGGAATCTTGCGCGATCCGGTACGCAACAAGAAGCTTAACGGCTACTTCTACATCAATTTCGGTAACAGAGATTTTGTGGATAAGAAAAAGGATTAA